Proteins encoded by one window of Amaranthus tricolor cultivar Red isolate AtriRed21 chromosome 4, ASM2621246v1, whole genome shotgun sequence:
- the LOC130810729 gene encoding uncharacterized protein LOC130810729: MTEISFSKGVQHHLRRNIVDTVRVKEVDQHAKHLGRPIIISHLKKEIFTCLTDCIWKKLHGWKEKFLSKVGKEDTNALAHYFDEATATEILTLPLSNRCYSVKSGYWLGLLGHNSEDDNSTAASSRYCVPSPSCDRCNNEAETILHAIIDCPNAHPIWNILTTRQLI, from the exons ATGACTGAGATTTCTTTCAGCAAGGGGGTACAACATCACTTAAGGAGAAATATTGTGGATACTGTTAGGGTCAAAGAGGTGGACCAACATGCCAAACACTTGGGTCGCCCTATTATCATTAGCCATTTAAAGAAGGAGATTTTCACTTGCTTGACAGACTGCATATGGAAAAAACTTCATGGTTGGAAGGAGAAATTTTTGTCCAAAGTAGGGAAGGAA GACACTAATGCGCTTGCACACTATTTTGATGAAGCAACTGCAACTGAGATTTTAACGTTACCTCTATCTAATAG GTGTTATTCTGTGAAGAGCGGATATTGGCTTGGTCTTCTTGGACACAATAGCGAGGATGATAATTCAACTGCTGCTAGCTCAAG GTACTGTGTTCCTTCCCCCTCTTGTGATAGATGCAACAATGAGGCTGAGACCATTTTACATGCCATTATTGATTGTCCAAATGCCCATCCCATATGGAACATCCTTACTACTCGACAACTGATCTAA
- the LOC130810728 gene encoding uncharacterized protein LOC130810728: MPLDPASVSSSSILLPPLRGWVKVNFDAYVANGTIRALGIVIRDSFRKILVTGVRRLKARWSVDMSEAAAALFSLEVASRFDFEHIQLEGDSLTMISAINNKKDGFSPVHFLYDSIFALSSNYWGFGCSFVKRDGNLLVHLVARWDTGLANEKICIEPFPQGLQTLADLDLC, from the exons ATGCCCCTAGATC CAGCCTCGgtttcttcatcatcaatcTTGTTGCCTCCGTTGCGTGGATGGGTAAAGGTGAATTTTGATGCTTATGTTGCGAATGGTACAATTCGTGCTCTTGGAATTGTCATCCGGGACAGTTTTAGAAAGATCCTTGTGACCGGTGTGCGAAGATTGAAGGCTCGGTGGTCCGTTGACATGAGCGAAGCTGCTGCAGCTCTTTTCAGCCTTGAAGTTGCGTCAAGGTTTGATTTTGAGCATATCCAGCTCGAAGGTGACTCCTTAACAATGATTTCcgcaattaataataaaaaggatGGCTTTTCTCCTGTTCACTTCCTTTATGATAGCATTTTTGCTTTGAGCTCTAATTATTGGGGTTTTGGGTGTAGCTTTGTTAAAAGAGATGGCAACTTGCTTGTCCACTTAGTTGCTAGATGGGATACGGGTTTGGCCAATGAGAAAATTTGTATCGAACCTTTCCCCCAAGGCCTTCAAACCTTGGCTGATCTTGATTTATGCTAA
- the LOC130810395 gene encoding LIM domain-containing protein PLIM2c-like: MAFTGTLDKCKACDKTVYFVDLLSADGATFHKSCFKCSHCKGTLVMSNYSSMDGVLYCKTHFEQLFKESGDFRKNFQTGQKTDKQIEQSKTPNKLSSFFSGTQEKCPACNKTVYPLEKITMEGESYHKTCFRCAVGGCALTHSSYAALDGILYCKHHFQQLFMEKGSYTHVKDAAKKNASSSAEAGDDKPEAETAETQAEAESAVAIETKPDEETTEE, translated from the exons ATGGCATTCACAGGAACTCTTGATAAATGCAAGGCTTGTGACAAGACTGTTTACTTTGTTGATTTGTTATCAGCTGATGGAGCAACTTTCCACAAATCTTGTTTCAAATGCAGCCATTGCAAAGGCACTCTTGTG ATGAGCAACTATTCGTCAATGGATGGAGTCCTCTACTGCAAAACTCACTTTGAACAACTTTTCAAAGAATCCGGGGATTTCCGTAAGAACTTTCAAACAG GACAAAAGACGGACAAGCAAATTGAGCAG AGCAAGACTCCAAACAAGCTCTCCTCCTTTTTCTCTGGAACCCAAGAGAAGTGCCCTGCTTGCAATAAGACCGTGTATCCGTTGGAAAAG ATAACAATGGAAGGAGAGTCCTACCACAAGACATGCTTCAGGTGTGCAGTTGGAGGGTGTGCTCTTACACATTCATCCTATGCTGCTCTTGATGGAATCCTATACTGCAAGCACCATTTCCAGCAATTGTTCATGGAAAAAGGCAGCTACACTCATGTTAAGGATGCTGCTAAAAAGAATGCCTCATCCTCAGCCGAAGCAGGAGATGACAAACCAGAAGCTGAAACTGCTGAGACACAAGCCGAAGCTGAATCCGCCGTTGCAATTGAGACCAAACCCGATGAAGAAACTACtgaagaataa